The following are encoded together in the uncultured Sphaerochaeta sp. genome:
- a CDS encoding carbohydrate ABC transporter permease, with the protein MTTQSTLKRDTHLFTTGKYLLLALILLFLLFPLYWVMITSFKTNMEAYQYPPTFFPYNPVLDSFVKLFTEHNQFFVYYQNNLIVALAVSLLCCIFAIFSGYSLARFKTRWNAIFFALLLVSQMFPVISRMISLYSIMGRMGIINTRGGLIFALLATQVPFCIILMASFFANIPKDIEEAAFVDGAGRWRILFTIVTPLVKSGLLAVGIYAFLMTWDDYLHAATLIQSDELRTLSVGIALRYLGELSYDWSLVNAISIIGTIPVVLLFFFFQKYMIKGLVAGAVKG; encoded by the coding sequence ATGACAACACAATCAACTCTTAAACGTGACACCCATTTGTTTACTACCGGAAAGTACTTGCTTCTGGCTTTGATATTGCTGTTTTTGTTGTTTCCCCTCTACTGGGTGATGATTACTTCTTTCAAGACGAACATGGAAGCATATCAATATCCTCCCACGTTCTTTCCCTACAACCCGGTGCTTGATAGCTTTGTGAAGTTGTTCACAGAACACAACCAATTTTTTGTCTATTATCAGAATAATCTGATTGTTGCTCTGGCGGTCTCTCTTCTGTGCTGTATCTTTGCCATATTTTCAGGATACTCGCTTGCGAGGTTCAAGACCCGTTGGAATGCCATCTTTTTCGCCCTTTTGCTTGTTTCCCAGATGTTTCCTGTCATCAGCAGGATGATCAGCTTATATTCAATTATGGGGAGGATGGGAATCATCAATACCCGGGGGGGACTCATCTTTGCCTTGCTTGCAACACAGGTTCCATTCTGCATTATCCTAATGGCTAGTTTCTTTGCCAATATTCCAAAGGATATCGAGGAAGCTGCCTTTGTGGATGGGGCCGGACGGTGGAGAATTCTCTTTACCATCGTCACGCCTCTGGTAAAATCAGGGCTGCTTGCTGTAGGAATCTATGCATTTCTCATGACATGGGATGATTACCTTCATGCCGCAACACTTATACAATCTGATGAGCTGCGTACCTTGTCGGTTGGAATCGCCTTACGGTATCTGGGAGAACTCTCCTATGATTGGTCGTTGGTGAATGCCATCTCGATCATCGGGACCATACCGGTAGTGCTGCTGTTCTTTTTCTTCCAGAAGTATATGATAAAAGGCCTGGTTGCAGGTGCTGTGAAAGGTTAG